The Candidatus Melainabacteria bacterium RIFOXYA2_FULL_32_9 genome includes a window with the following:
- a CDS encoding 50S ribosomal protein L11, which translates to MAKKVAAKIKLQISAGKATPSPPIGPALGQHGVNIMDFCKQYNAKTSDQVGMIVPVEITVFEDRSFTFVLKTPPAAVLIKKAAGVERASATPNKDKVGSITQVQVAEIAKAKMPDLNATTQEAAEEMIRGTARSMGITIAE; encoded by the coding sequence GTGGCAAAAAAGGTAGCAGCTAAAATAAAGCTCCAAATATCAGCAGGAAAAGCAACTCCATCACCACCAATAGGACCTGCTCTTGGTCAGCATGGTGTAAACATTATGGATTTTTGTAAGCAATATAATGCTAAAACATCTGATCAAGTTGGTATGATAGTTCCCGTAGAAATTACTGTTTTTGAAGACAGATCATTTACTTTTGTTTTGAAAACACCACCCGCAGCAGTTCTAATTAAAAAGGCTGCAGGTGTTGAAAGAGCTTCTGCAACTCCAAATAAAGATAAAGTTGGCAGCATTACCCAGGTGCAAGTAGCAGAAATTGCTAAAGCAAAAATGCCTGATTTAAATGCTACAACTCAAGAAGCTGCTGAAGAAATGATTCGCGGAACTGCACGCAGCATGGGAATCACAATCGCAGAATAG
- a CDS encoding 50S ribosomal protein L1 — protein sequence MPKLTKKQQKMLEMLEEIEQPTSGIDAIKTLKKISDELSKFDETLECHMRLGINVKHADQQIRSTVVLPSGTGKIVRVAVVAKGEKVREAEEAGADYVGAEDLVEKIQNGWLEFDTLVATPDAMGLLGKLGKLLGPKGLMPNPKTGTVTFDIKGAIKDIKAGKVEFRADKQGMLHVPIGKMRFSPEELMKNFAVLGDAVLRAKPSAAKGTYMKSVYLTTTMGPGVKIDTKQLPLEIKECLGQ from the coding sequence ATGCCAAAATTAACAAAAAAACAACAAAAAATGTTGGAAATGCTGGAAGAAATTGAACAACCTACTTCAGGCATAGATGCGATTAAAACACTAAAGAAGATTTCTGATGAATTATCAAAATTTGATGAAACATTAGAATGCCATATGAGACTTGGTATTAATGTAAAACACGCAGATCAACAAATCAGAAGTACAGTTGTACTACCTTCTGGTACAGGCAAAATAGTTCGTGTAGCTGTAGTTGCAAAAGGAGAAAAGGTCAGAGAAGCAGAAGAAGCTGGTGCTGACTATGTAGGTGCTGAAGATCTCGTAGAAAAAATCCAGAATGGATGGCTCGAGTTTGATACATTAGTTGCAACACCTGATGCTATGGGCTTACTTGGTAAATTAGGTAAACTTTTAGGACCTAAAGGCCTTATGCCAAACCCAAAAACAGGTACTGTAACTTTTGATATTAAAGGTGCTATAAAAGATATCAAAGCAGGTAAGGTTGAATTTAGAGCAGATAAGCAAGGCATGTTGCACGTTCCTATAGGGAAAATGCGTTTTTCTCCAGAGGAATTAATGAAAAACTTTGCAGTATTAGGTGATGCTGTTTTAAGAGCAAAACCTTCAGCGGCTAAAGGTACATATATGAAATCTGTTTACCTTACTACTACAATGGGACCTGGTGTTAAAATTGACACAAAACAATTACCACTTGAAATAAAAGAATGTCTTGGTCAATAA
- a CDS encoding transcription termination/antitermination protein NusG, with the protein MESNHKAKRWYIVHTYSGHENKVKVNLEKRIEFMNMGHKIFRIEVPQKTVTKVSGGKRQEKEEKIFPGYVLVEMVMDDDSWYVVRHTPGVTKFVGAEKRPIPARDAEIRKIIQRTQVQVAKVELDVKVGDKVRIISGPFADFVGDITEVYPDKEKLRASVSIFGRDTPVELEYGQIQKV; encoded by the coding sequence GTGGAAAGTAATCACAAAGCAAAAAGATGGTATATAGTCCATACTTATTCAGGACACGAAAACAAGGTAAAAGTTAACCTTGAAAAACGTATCGAATTTATGAATATGGGACATAAAATTTTTAGAATCGAAGTCCCGCAAAAAACCGTTACAAAAGTCTCTGGTGGTAAACGCCAAGAAAAAGAAGAAAAGATTTTCCCTGGATATGTGCTGGTAGAGATGGTTATGGATGATGATAGTTGGTACGTTGTTAGACATACACCAGGAGTCACAAAGTTTGTCGGTGCTGAAAAAAGACCAATTCCTGCACGCGATGCAGAAATAAGAAAAATAATTCAAAGAACTCAAGTCCAAGTTGCAAAAGTAGAACTTGATGTTAAAGTTGGCGATAAAGTCCGCATTATTAGCGGTCCTTTTGCAGACTTTGTTGGTGATATTACAGAAGTTTATCCCGACAAAGAAAAATTACGTGCTTCAGTATCTATCTTTGGTAGAGACACCCCCGTTGAATTAGAATACGGCCAAATTCAAAAAGTATAA